One Gossypium hirsutum isolate 1008001.06 chromosome A11, Gossypium_hirsutum_v2.1, whole genome shotgun sequence genomic window carries:
- the LOC107954309 gene encoding receptor-like protein EIX2: protein MAMITMTTPLPISLLPFLLLIAAIYFSICDANFNLLCIQTEREALLKFKNDLIDPSNRLSSWIEGGDCCKWIGVICHNSTGHVHQLHLAALSPYELSAISPSLLELKHLSFLDLSNNNFGIIQIPKFLGMLESLTYLNLSYAQFQGGIPHNLGNLSKLHYLDLRGNDIKPKSLQWVSGLSSLQYLDLSGADLSKANDWLQVTFKHSSLLELHLSYCGLEDDPSPISVNSTKPLVFLDLSMNGFSSVPKSNLVFIVLCPLTLVIILWEAQFQITLGTPRTISSAIGNLSSVTHLDLSYNDMLEGRLPTSLEHLSYLSLAQKKISGPIPSSIGEMSYLKFFDVSKNQLTDQIPLSIRDLLSLEFFDVSGNDLNGRGDEYGTTLGLVTSMDLSANNLTGEIPKEIGSLVGLLSLNFSGNLRTGNIPDNIGNMELMESLDLSMNRLNGEIPSSFSNLYFLNHFNVSYNNLTGQIPTSTQLQSFENLSYVGNHLYEPPLTKNYTTKGIPTDAANNGSNREGSKVNWLYVSIVLGFFKNLSYFSLAQNKISGPIPSSIRELSSLKFLNISENQLNGTFPLCFGQLASHNRLRFEPNSSWIPPFQCGIIELGHWHLGPKFPQWLKFQKKLSVLDMSDAGISNVMPTWFLNIPTQFAYLNLSYNQCTGEISYLNVRHIVDLSSNRFRGQLPRVFPALRYLILSNNSFSGSLFELVCNSSSTEWVEVLYIDKNLLSGVLTIAW, encoded by the exons ATGGCAATGATAACCATGACAACTCCTCTTCCAATTTCCTTACTCCCTTTTCTTCTTCTCATTGCCGCTATCTATTTTAGCATTTGTGATGCCAATTTCAACCTACTTTGCATCCAAACTGAGAGAGAAGCTCTTTTGAAATTCAAGAATGATCTTATTGATCCTTCAAACAGGTTATCTTCTTGGATTGAAGGAGGGGATTGTTGTAAATGGATTGGTGTCATCTGCCATAACTCAACAGGTCACGTCCACCAACTACACTTGGCTGCTCTTTCACCTTACGAGCTGTCAGCCATAAGTCCTTCATTGTTGGAGTTGAAGCATCTCAGTTTTTTGGACTTAAGCAATAACAATTTCGGTATCATACAGATACCAAAATTTTTGGGTATGCTGGAGAGTTTAACATATCTTAATCTCTCTTATGCACAATTCCAGGGAGGAATTCCTCATAACCTTGGGAATCTCTCAAAGTTGCATTATCTTGATCTTAGAGGTAATGATATCAAACCAAAAAGTCTTCAATGGGTTTCTGGACTTTCTTCCTTGCAGTACCTTGATTTGAGTGGTGCGGATCTTTCTAAAGCTAATGATTGGCTACAGGTAACATTCAAACATTCTTCTTTGTTAGAGTTGCACTTGTCATATTGTGGTTTAGAAGATGATCCATCTCCGATCAGTGTTAATTCTACAAAACCACTGGTTTTTCTTGATCTTTCTATGAATGGCTTTTCTTCAGTACCTAAGTCGAATTTAGTCTTCATAGTCTTATGTCCTTTGACCTTAGTGATAATTCTTTGGGAGGCCCAATTCCAGATTACTTTGGGAACACCTC GAACAATCTCGAGTGCCATTGGAAACTTGAGCTCTGTTACTCACCTTGATCTTTCTTATAATGATATGTTGGAAGGAAGATTACCAACCTCTCTGGAACATCTGTCTTACTTGTCCCTtgctcaaaaaaaaatttctggtCCCATTCCATCATCGATAGGGGAGATGTCATATTTGAAATTCTTTGAtgtttcaaaaaatcaattaacCGATCAAATTCCATTGTCTATAAGGGATTTATTATCTTTGGAGTTCTTTGATGTTTCAGGAAATGACTTAAATG GAAGAGGGGATGAATATGGTACCACACTAGGACTTGTTACCAGCATGGACCTTTCAGCTAACAATCTCACAGGAGAGATTCCCAAAGAAATTGGTAGTCTCGTTGGACTATTGTCTTTAAATTTTTCAGGGAATCTCCGAACAGGAAATATACCAGACAACATTGGTAACATGGAGTTAATGGAATCTCTTGATTTGTCCATGAATCGACTAAATGGTGAAATCCCTTCAAGTTTCTCCAATTTGTATTTCTTGAATCACTTCAATGTGTCCTACAACAACTTGACAGGACAAATCCCAACAAGCACTCAACTTCAAAGCTTTGAAAACTTGTCTTACGTGGGCAATCATCTTTACGAACCTCCTCTCACTAAGAATTACACAACAAAAGGTATTCCAACTGATGCTGCAAATAATGGAAGTAACCGTGAAGGAAGTAAAGTGAATTGGCTTTATGTCAGCATAGTTCTCGGCTTT TTCAAAAATCTATCTTACTTCTCCCTTGCTCAAAACAAAATTTCTGGTCCCATTCCATCATCAATAAGGGAGTTATCATCTTTAAAGTTCTTAAATATTTCAGAAAATCAATTAAATGGTACTTTTCCTCTATGTTTTGGGCAACTG GCATCACACAATAGACTTAGATTTGAACCAAACTCAAGCTGGATTCCCCCATTTCAATGTGGAATTATTGAATTGGGTCACTGGCATCTTGGCCCGAAGTTTCCCCAATGGTTAAAGTTCCAAAAGAAGTTGTCTGTGTTAGATATGTCTGATGCAGGAATTTCAAATGTCATGCCCACTTGGTTTTTGAATATTCccactcaatttgcatatttaAATCTTTCCTATAATCAATGTACTGgagaaatttcatatttgaacgtGAGACACATTGTTGACTTAAGTTCAAACCGATTTAGAGGCCAATTGCCAAGAGTATTCCCTGCTTTAAGATATTTAATAttatcaaataattcattttcagGATCTCTTTTTGAATTAGTCTGTAATTCATCAAGTACGGAATGGGTGGAAGTGCTTTACATTGATAAAAATCTCCTATCAGGAGTGTTGACAATTGCATGGTAA